One Roseimaritima multifibrata DNA window includes the following coding sequences:
- a CDS encoding DUF1553 domain-containing protein: protein MSTLLMVATIYCFGVAFSHAADDSPQAAVSFNHDIRPILSANCFTCHGPDEAHREADLRLDTQDGMFADRDEGALIAPGKPGQSLLLTRVRSHDADEVMPPSDNGERLTDDQIELLRRWIAEGASWGDHWAFVRPQKPALPDVSSPQWCNNPIDRFVMARLDQGHLVPNSPTQRSDLLRRLTLDLTGVLPTLTEVDAFVSDTSANAYETVVDRLLNSPRFGEHRARYWMDYARYGDTQGLHVDNYQSRWPYRDYVINAFNDDMPYDQFTREQLAGDLLPPRRINQLVATGLIRCGIATGEGGTIIEELKTNLSRERAEMFGAVYLGMTTGCAACHDHKYDPISQQDFYALTAFFNNLTEKASCDDRADWPPNVTVPKTENAAAYDNVLAQKADVLRQLEQRRNRADELLKAWLQGGNRPIAVAEDGLQLHLRLDENLQTGEKQKKVLHNTAPDAVASEFTATGPAPQWGEETCLWPSFRLETNTKVNLGQAADFDKDQPFSCGGWIKPRNVPGGKSWNTKAGALIAKMDIDNGYRGWNLYYSGGPLHVQLIHQWPDDLISLETVGTTEYRSPFRLPEGSYEGTEPDVTLPRGGWSHVCFTYDGSGKAAGVKIYVNGLLQKVKVVGDALTGSIRTPAPLWLGRRHDGDPMQATAYQDMRIYERELSAAEVARLPREDYAAEIVANKEPETWTIDERKVIEDHFFATVDSESIALNEQLPALDAELVRLSAGGAISLVCREKTGLAYADVLTRGVFNDRAKRVLADAPKFLPSLPPEAPHNRLGLAEWVVSPENPLTARVTVNRIWQELFGIGLVATSDDFGTVGEPPSHPDLLDWLAVEFVDSGWRIKRLYKTIVMSATYRQSPKASAEMAALDPDNRLLARGPRFRMDGEMLRDCALQASGLLVEKLGGPSVKPYQPEGVWETGSYGGSNTRIYKQDHGDDLYRRSLYTFTKRMAPMPNLEAFDATDRSATCVRRQRTNTPLAALVLMNDPQYLEAARHLGERTIREGGETTAERIDFLGRILLSRGFSNTDKQTLRSAYDRFTASLSQTPNDAVALTSIGESSAREIPDLPSLTTGKPSRSSDFQAPHHPSRANDGIRNDTDSYWSMDSRSGKPVWWEVDLETPTEVGSVVVVGYFGDSRHYGFTVETSLDGKQWDLVADHRDNKQPSTPQGIDCQFEPREVRYIRVNQTYNSANPGRHLVEVMAFPKAAPVTAQDGIAATELAVWMMMASTVMNSDAAINK from the coding sequence TTGTCTACCCTGCTGATGGTTGCGACGATCTACTGCTTTGGTGTCGCCTTCTCACATGCGGCCGACGATTCGCCCCAGGCTGCCGTCAGTTTCAACCATGACATCCGGCCCATCCTGTCGGCCAACTGCTTCACCTGCCATGGTCCTGACGAAGCGCATCGCGAGGCCGACTTGCGTCTGGATACGCAAGACGGGATGTTTGCCGACCGCGACGAGGGAGCGTTGATCGCACCGGGCAAACCGGGCCAAAGCCTGTTGTTAACGCGTGTCCGCTCTCATGATGCGGATGAAGTCATGCCCCCCAGCGACAACGGCGAACGCCTGACAGACGACCAGATCGAATTGCTGCGGCGCTGGATCGCCGAAGGGGCTTCGTGGGGGGACCACTGGGCATTTGTGCGGCCGCAGAAACCTGCCTTGCCCGACGTTTCGTCTCCCCAGTGGTGCAACAACCCCATCGACCGCTTTGTGATGGCGAGGCTGGATCAAGGTCATCTGGTTCCCAACTCGCCAACGCAGCGTAGCGATTTACTTCGTCGACTGACCCTCGATTTAACCGGTGTGCTGCCAACGTTGACCGAAGTCGACGCGTTTGTTTCCGACACCTCCGCCAATGCCTACGAAACAGTAGTCGACCGATTACTGAATTCACCACGCTTTGGCGAACACCGTGCGCGTTACTGGATGGATTATGCCCGATACGGCGACACGCAAGGGTTACACGTCGACAACTACCAGAGCCGCTGGCCCTACCGTGATTACGTCATCAACGCGTTCAACGACGACATGCCTTATGACCAGTTCACTCGCGAGCAATTGGCAGGTGATTTATTGCCGCCCCGGCGGATCAATCAGCTGGTGGCAACCGGACTGATCCGATGTGGCATCGCGACCGGCGAAGGAGGTACGATTATCGAGGAATTAAAAACCAACCTCAGCCGCGAACGAGCCGAAATGTTTGGCGCCGTCTACCTGGGAATGACCACCGGCTGTGCCGCCTGCCACGACCACAAGTACGACCCGATTAGCCAACAGGACTTTTATGCGTTGACGGCATTTTTCAACAATCTGACCGAAAAGGCCTCCTGCGACGACCGCGCGGACTGGCCGCCAAATGTAACGGTTCCGAAAACGGAAAACGCAGCGGCATACGACAACGTGTTAGCCCAAAAAGCCGACGTACTACGGCAATTGGAACAACGTCGCAACCGCGCCGACGAATTACTGAAAGCATGGCTACAGGGCGGAAACCGCCCGATCGCAGTAGCCGAAGACGGCTTGCAACTACACCTTCGATTAGACGAAAATCTTCAAACCGGCGAGAAGCAAAAGAAGGTGTTGCACAACACAGCCCCCGACGCTGTAGCGTCAGAATTCACCGCCACCGGCCCCGCCCCTCAATGGGGTGAAGAGACCTGTTTATGGCCGAGCTTTCGCCTGGAAACCAACACCAAAGTCAACCTTGGACAGGCCGCTGACTTCGATAAAGATCAACCCTTCTCCTGCGGCGGTTGGATCAAGCCGCGTAACGTGCCCGGCGGCAAATCATGGAACACCAAAGCCGGTGCACTAATCGCGAAAATGGATATCGACAATGGCTATCGTGGTTGGAACCTTTATTACTCCGGCGGGCCGCTGCACGTCCAACTGATTCATCAATGGCCCGACGATCTGATCTCGCTGGAGACCGTAGGAACAACCGAATACCGCAGTCCCTTCCGACTGCCCGAAGGTTCTTATGAAGGGACCGAACCGGACGTCACGCTGCCTCGCGGCGGTTGGTCCCATGTCTGCTTTACCTACGATGGATCCGGCAAGGCTGCAGGCGTCAAAATCTACGTCAATGGCCTGCTGCAAAAAGTAAAAGTTGTGGGGGATGCTTTAACCGGCTCCATCCGCACTCCGGCCCCGCTGTGGCTGGGCCGCCGGCACGACGGCGATCCGATGCAGGCGACCGCGTATCAAGACATGCGAATCTATGAACGTGAACTATCAGCAGCCGAAGTCGCCCGCCTGCCACGAGAAGATTACGCCGCGGAAATCGTCGCCAACAAGGAACCTGAAACGTGGACGATCGATGAGCGAAAAGTAATCGAAGACCATTTCTTTGCAACGGTAGATTCCGAATCGATCGCTTTGAACGAGCAACTGCCCGCGTTGGATGCGGAACTGGTACGGCTATCGGCTGGCGGTGCGATTTCATTGGTCTGTCGCGAAAAAACCGGGCTGGCATACGCCGATGTGCTCACCCGCGGCGTCTTCAACGACCGTGCTAAGCGAGTCCTAGCCGACGCGCCAAAATTCTTGCCATCTTTGCCACCGGAAGCACCGCATAATCGCTTGGGGCTGGCCGAGTGGGTCGTGTCGCCTGAAAACCCGCTGACCGCCAGAGTTACAGTGAATCGAATCTGGCAGGAATTATTCGGCATCGGGTTAGTAGCCACCAGCGACGATTTTGGCACCGTGGGCGAACCACCCTCCCACCCCGATTTATTAGATTGGCTGGCGGTCGAATTTGTCGACAGCGGTTGGCGAATCAAGCGACTGTACAAGACGATCGTGATGTCGGCCACCTATCGACAGTCTCCTAAAGCATCCGCTGAAATGGCGGCACTCGATCCGGACAACCGTCTGCTCGCGCGCGGACCACGCTTCCGAATGGATGGCGAAATGCTGCGTGACTGTGCCTTGCAGGCGAGCGGATTGCTGGTGGAAAAGCTAGGCGGTCCCAGCGTCAAACCGTATCAACCTGAAGGCGTGTGGGAGACGGGCAGTTACGGAGGCAGCAACACACGCATTTACAAACAAGACCACGGTGATGATTTATATCGCCGGAGCCTATACACGTTCACCAAACGCATGGCGCCGATGCCCAATCTGGAAGCGTTTGATGCAACCGATCGATCGGCTACCTGCGTGCGGCGACAACGCACCAACACTCCGCTGGCCGCGTTGGTTCTGATGAACGATCCGCAATACCTAGAAGCGGCCCGCCACCTCGGTGAACGCACGATACGAGAGGGCGGCGAGACAACGGCAGAGCGGATTGACTTCCTCGGCCGAATCCTACTTTCACGCGGCTTCTCCAACACGGACAAACAGACGCTGCGATCCGCCTACGATCGCTTCACCGCCAGCCTTTCCCAAACCCCAAACGATGCTGTCGCGTTAACTTCGATCGGCGAATCTTCGGCCCGAGAAATTCCCGATCTACCAAGCTTAACAACCGGCAAACCTTCGCGAAGCTCCGATTTCCAAGCCCCTCATCACCCTTCGCGGGCTAACGATGGTATTCGCAACGATACCGACAGCTATTGGTCGATGGATTCAAGAAGTGGAAAACCCGTTTGGTGGGAGGTCGACCTGGAAACGCCGACCGAGGTCGGAAGTGTGGTGGTAGTCGGTTACTTTGGTGATTCACGCCACTACGGTTTCACGGTCGAAACTTCACTGGACGGCAAGCAGTGGGACCTGGTCGCCGACCATCGCGACAATAAGCAGCCATCGACTCCACAGGGAATCGACTGTCAATTCGAACCGCGGGAGGTGCGATACATCCGCGTCAACCAAACGTACAACTCGGCCAATCCCGGACGGCATTTAGTAGAAGTGATGGCATTTCCCAAGGCCGCTCCGGTAACCGCGCAAGATGGGATCGCAGCGACGGAGTTGGCGGTTTGGATGATGATGGCATCGACGGTGATGAACAGTGATGCGGCGATCAACAAGTAA
- a CDS encoding fasciclin domain-containing protein → MKRFIFALCLAALALTAIPKAQADHHDHKDIVDTAVAAKFNTLVAAVKAGGLVEALKGDGPFTVFAPTDEAFAALPAGTVESLLEPANKAKLQAILKYHVVSGKVTAKQVVKLDKAPTLEGNDVKISVVDGAVMINNAKVAKADVMCSNGVIHVIDKVLLPPASKE, encoded by the coding sequence ATGAAACGCTTTATTTTCGCTCTCTGTCTGGCCGCTCTTGCTCTGACCGCAATTCCCAAAGCACAGGCGGATCACCATGACCACAAAGACATTGTCGACACGGCGGTAGCGGCAAAATTCAATACCCTTGTCGCTGCTGTCAAAGCAGGCGGGTTGGTGGAAGCTCTCAAGGGTGATGGACCGTTTACCGTATTTGCGCCAACGGACGAAGCGTTCGCAGCACTGCCCGCCGGAACCGTTGAAAGCCTGCTAGAACCCGCCAACAAAGCCAAGCTGCAGGCAATTCTCAAGTACCATGTCGTATCCGGAAAAGTGACCGCGAAACAAGTGGTCAAATTAGACAAAGCACCAACGCTTGAGGGCAATGACGTAAAGATCTCGGTCGTCGATGGAGCGGTCATGATCAACAATGCCAAGGTCGCAAAAGCGGACGTGATGTGCAGCAATGGCGTCATCCACGTCATCGACAAAGTTTTGCTTCCTCCCGCAAGTAAGGAATAG
- a CDS encoding right-handed parallel beta-helix repeat-containing protein: MRPTISRLLCSLVATLLFSSAALAEKKLTVSSASAKSLTNSLAELRDLREAGDTSPIKIVLPAGTYQLETPLRLDDSIVGEGLTLQAESPHKTILSGAVNLKGTASETGSSWRYDLPIDYKGLPPRVILVNGTLQTAARHPNVGYSRIVASVPDRRSGFQFTPADLPADVSPETGVCDLVFLHDWSSSRLPIRSINHQTDVLETLGPIGCSAPHYAIDHFEKQPRYWLEGHRSFADLPGEWYIDREKNQLILLGDTTKPAPSVQLPVTEQLIVAQATGDNTIKNLLLQGLVFTGTPFPMPAGGLSGAQATMHEPRSADGSRSTPHRPMLSAAVQIDQGQNCRVENCRFNGIGNTALWLGSRSNHCVIAHSKFSDIGGNAINLGEDNARHVKGKPWYRSAPQQVPVGNQVTDCEIRNCGQVLFGSVAIWAALHEKLQIAQNLIEDCPYTGISLGWIWNDSPSPAKDNQIHHNQIRRVMQVLSDGGGIYTLGNQPNSRLESNTISDVPLNAGRAESNGMFLDEGSTGFTITDNQFRRIAKSPLRFHKAGNNQAVANRWELETDRTPNVRYNATPQENITLRDNQVLAHQPRTYLIGNSLTWDTRPSNLDHYVNWHVDCGKSLQFIHDRPAAPCVGSSRLWPTALTQLHYNYLVVQPHYGTTLEQDQQVIEQWMDMQPRAIVVIHTGWAFSEKATAEFASKDHEKMIHNAAYFEALIESLKTRHPEREFRQTYATQALHQIATDIKAGEAPIENLSDLYRDAIHMTIGEGRYLMHNLMRRAVDQPTTSAGFKIADQNPELKAYLDGVIRDVVPAKQ; this comes from the coding sequence ATGCGACCTACAATTTCTCGACTGCTGTGCAGCCTAGTTGCTACGCTGTTGTTCAGCTCGGCGGCTCTTGCTGAAAAGAAATTAACCGTCTCTTCTGCGTCCGCGAAATCTCTGACGAACAGTCTTGCCGAACTTCGCGATTTACGGGAAGCGGGAGACACGTCGCCGATAAAGATCGTGCTGCCTGCCGGAACCTATCAACTGGAAACGCCCCTGCGGTTGGATGATTCGATCGTGGGTGAAGGGCTAACCCTGCAAGCAGAATCACCTCACAAGACCATCCTATCGGGTGCCGTCAACTTAAAAGGTACCGCATCCGAAACGGGATCTTCTTGGCGATACGATCTACCGATCGATTACAAGGGCCTTCCGCCTCGTGTCATCCTCGTTAACGGAACCTTACAGACCGCGGCCCGACATCCGAATGTGGGGTATTCACGTATCGTTGCTTCGGTTCCCGATCGCCGTAGCGGTTTCCAATTCACCCCGGCCGATCTACCCGCGGATGTCTCACCGGAAACGGGTGTCTGCGATCTGGTATTTCTGCATGACTGGTCTTCCAGTCGGTTGCCCATCCGTTCAATTAATCATCAGACCGATGTGCTGGAAACACTCGGGCCCATCGGATGTTCAGCGCCTCATTACGCGATCGACCATTTTGAAAAACAGCCTCGGTACTGGCTGGAAGGGCACCGTTCCTTTGCGGACTTGCCCGGCGAGTGGTACATCGATCGGGAAAAGAACCAATTGATTCTTCTGGGCGACACGACAAAACCCGCCCCCAGTGTCCAGCTGCCAGTTACCGAGCAACTAATTGTTGCCCAAGCCACAGGTGACAACACGATCAAAAACCTGCTTCTACAGGGCTTGGTCTTTACAGGCACCCCGTTCCCCATGCCGGCCGGCGGTCTTTCCGGCGCGCAGGCAACGATGCACGAACCGCGATCTGCCGATGGTTCGCGATCCACCCCGCATCGCCCAATGCTTTCGGCCGCCGTTCAGATCGATCAAGGGCAGAATTGCCGAGTCGAAAATTGTCGCTTCAATGGCATTGGAAATACCGCATTGTGGCTGGGAAGTCGCTCGAACCATTGCGTCATTGCTCACTCCAAATTTAGTGACATCGGTGGCAACGCGATTAACTTGGGCGAGGACAACGCGCGGCATGTGAAAGGCAAACCATGGTACCGCTCGGCTCCGCAACAGGTTCCCGTTGGCAACCAGGTAACCGACTGCGAAATCCGCAACTGTGGTCAAGTTCTATTCGGCAGTGTCGCGATCTGGGCGGCTCTTCACGAAAAACTGCAAATCGCCCAGAACCTGATTGAGGACTGCCCCTACACAGGCATCTCGCTGGGCTGGATCTGGAATGACAGTCCGTCACCGGCCAAGGACAATCAGATTCATCACAACCAAATCCGCCGCGTCATGCAAGTACTAAGTGACGGAGGAGGCATCTACACGCTAGGCAACCAGCCCAACAGTCGGTTGGAATCCAATACCATTTCCGATGTTCCACTTAATGCGGGACGAGCGGAATCCAATGGGATGTTCTTGGACGAAGGCTCCACCGGTTTTACGATCACTGACAATCAGTTCAGGCGGATCGCGAAAAGCCCGCTGCGGTTCCATAAAGCAGGGAACAATCAAGCCGTTGCAAATCGCTGGGAACTGGAAACCGATCGGACACCAAACGTCCGATACAACGCCACTCCGCAGGAGAACATCACCCTGCGTGACAACCAAGTCTTAGCCCACCAGCCGCGGACTTACTTAATCGGTAATTCCTTAACCTGGGACACACGTCCCTCAAACCTAGACCACTATGTCAATTGGCACGTCGATTGTGGCAAAAGTTTGCAGTTTATCCACGACCGTCCAGCAGCACCCTGCGTTGGCTCATCACGACTTTGGCCGACCGCATTAACCCAGCTGCACTACAACTACTTGGTGGTCCAGCCGCACTATGGAACCACGCTCGAGCAAGATCAACAGGTCATTGAACAATGGATGGACATGCAACCCCGTGCCATTGTGGTCATCCACACCGGGTGGGCGTTCAGCGAGAAAGCGACCGCAGAATTCGCTTCAAAAGATCATGAAAAAATGATCCACAACGCGGCCTATTTTGAAGCCCTGATCGAAAGCCTAAAAACTCGCCACCCCGAGCGTGAATTTCGCCAAACCTATGCAACGCAGGCCCTGCACCAAATCGCCACCGATATCAAGGCAGGGGAGGCTCCCATTGAAAACCTTTCGGACCTGTACCGCGATGCGATTCACATGACGATTGGTGAAGGCCGTTACCTAATGCACAATCTAATGCGTCGTGCGGTCGACCAGCCAACGACTTCTGCAGGATTTAAAATCGCGGACCAGAACCCTGAATTGAAAGCCTACTTAGACGGCGTCATCCGCGATGTCGTCCCCGCGAAGCAGTAG
- a CDS encoding Gfo/Idh/MocA family protein, with protein MTNAPNRRNFLATAAAVSSLTVPYFVSSKALGAADNVAPSEKITLGVIGIGPRCTYDMKSILQLKDVQCIAISDVQKSRRDAGKKLVDDANGNTDCELYQDFRKMLARDDMDAVIIATGDRWHAAASILAAQAGKDVYSEKPCGITIGDCQNISKVFDKTGRIFQAGTQRRSVPNFQKAVELAQTGRLGKIQSLDATVYIPSLRNEWLPGQPTPDREVCDWNMWLGPAPWRPYNQKYVQGGWRDQFDFDSGARLLDWGAHTVDLCQWANQADDTLPITYHPTDKNITCTYENGVKLMIDFLPDPFGDRGPRWLTRLGTCPVRFNGEEGSIETGDEGEIVASSQTLTSELAQTKRVRGLDVSAHARNFFDCVKSRKPTVCNPTVMRRSHIACHAAALAWMLKRPLTIDPQTEEFVNDDEANRLRYRQPRDWA; from the coding sequence ATGACCAATGCTCCTAATCGCCGCAATTTCCTTGCCACAGCGGCCGCGGTATCTTCGTTGACCGTCCCCTACTTCGTTTCATCCAAAGCCTTGGGGGCCGCTGACAACGTCGCACCATCGGAAAAGATCACACTTGGGGTCATCGGTATTGGGCCTCGATGCACCTACGACATGAAGTCCATCTTGCAGTTAAAGGACGTGCAGTGCATTGCCATTTCCGATGTCCAAAAATCTCGCCGCGACGCAGGCAAGAAACTGGTCGACGACGCCAACGGGAACACCGACTGCGAACTGTATCAAGACTTCCGCAAGATGTTAGCTCGCGATGACATGGATGCCGTCATCATCGCGACCGGCGACCGCTGGCATGCCGCAGCATCCATCCTGGCCGCTCAGGCTGGCAAGGATGTATATAGCGAGAAACCTTGCGGCATCACAATTGGCGATTGCCAAAACATCTCCAAGGTTTTTGACAAGACGGGACGAATCTTTCAAGCCGGCACACAACGGCGAAGCGTTCCCAATTTCCAAAAAGCCGTGGAACTAGCTCAGACCGGACGACTTGGCAAAATCCAATCCCTCGATGCAACCGTCTATATCCCGTCGCTTCGAAACGAATGGCTGCCCGGACAACCCACGCCCGACCGCGAGGTCTGCGACTGGAACATGTGGCTGGGACCAGCGCCATGGCGACCCTACAATCAAAAATACGTCCAAGGTGGATGGCGAGACCAATTCGATTTCGACAGTGGCGCGCGACTGTTGGACTGGGGCGCTCATACCGTCGACCTCTGCCAGTGGGCAAACCAAGCGGACGACACCTTGCCAATCACTTACCACCCTACCGACAAGAATATCACCTGCACCTATGAAAACGGTGTCAAGTTGATGATTGATTTCCTACCCGACCCCTTTGGAGACCGCGGCCCACGCTGGCTGACGCGACTGGGCACTTGCCCGGTTCGTTTCAATGGCGAGGAAGGATCGATAGAAACCGGGGACGAAGGCGAAATCGTGGCAAGTTCCCAAACGTTGACAAGCGAACTGGCGCAAACCAAACGTGTTCGAGGACTGGATGTGTCGGCACACGCTCGGAATTTCTTTGACTGCGTCAAAAGCCGCAAACCAACGGTTTGCAATCCGACCGTCATGCGCCGGTCGCACATCGCCTGCCATGCGGCGGCCCTCGCTTGGATGCTAAAACGTCCGCTGACGATCGATCCACAAACGGAAGAATTCGTGAACGATGATGAAGCCAACCGGTTGCGATATCGCCAGCCTCGCGATTGGGCTTAG
- a CDS encoding DUF4886 domain-containing protein, with product MSKNYKPATTGVNLKTWIRPLLSLVAILFLTSGLSAQQTVEADDKTEVVRVLTIGNSFANNACLYLKPIAESANVRIEIGTANLGGCTLERHARLAAQSDLDPSVKPYRDGREKKSLQEYLRSQKWDFVTLQQMSALSFQPESYHPYLEQLVGHIKENAPETAMLMHQTWAYRSDSRLLKSKKMDQQAMYEGLQAAYADASRQISAPIIPVGIAFQLARNAPGHEVLVVDPDFDYKNPVAGSLPKQTNSLTTGWYWRDVNGKPKLQLDTNHANKKGCFLGGLVWYEVLTGKDARQTTYLPEGFDPAEGTFFREIAHQAVQGRADQ from the coding sequence ATGTCAAAAAATTACAAACCGGCGACTACCGGCGTGAACTTGAAAACGTGGATCCGTCCGCTCCTCTCGCTTGTCGCCATCCTATTTTTGACTTCGGGCCTGTCCGCCCAACAAACCGTTGAAGCGGACGATAAAACCGAAGTCGTCCGCGTGCTCACAATTGGAAACAGTTTTGCCAACAACGCGTGTCTTTATCTAAAACCGATCGCTGAAAGCGCAAACGTTCGGATCGAAATTGGGACGGCAAATCTAGGCGGTTGCACGCTGGAACGGCACGCCCGTCTGGCCGCTCAATCGGACCTAGATCCATCCGTCAAACCTTACAGGGATGGCAGAGAAAAGAAGAGTTTACAGGAATATTTGCGTTCCCAAAAATGGGATTTTGTGACGCTTCAACAGATGAGTGCATTAAGTTTCCAACCAGAATCGTATCACCCATACCTTGAACAACTGGTCGGCCACATTAAGGAGAATGCTCCTGAAACTGCGATGCTGATGCACCAGACCTGGGCCTATCGCTCTGATTCCCGCCTGCTGAAGAGCAAGAAAATGGATCAGCAAGCAATGTATGAGGGGCTTCAGGCTGCCTACGCGGATGCTTCCCGTCAGATTTCGGCACCGATCATTCCGGTTGGAATCGCTTTCCAACTTGCACGTAACGCGCCCGGTCACGAAGTCTTAGTCGTGGATCCCGATTTCGATTACAAAAATCCGGTTGCCGGTTCCTTGCCAAAACAGACGAATTCCTTGACTACCGGCTGGTACTGGCGTGACGTCAATGGCAAGCCAAAACTGCAGCTTGATACCAATCATGCAAACAAAAAGGGATGTTTCTTGGGGGGGCTTGTTTGGTACGAAGTCCTGACGGGAAAGGACGCCCGCCAAACAACCTATTTGCCCGAAGGGTTTGATCCCGCAGAGGGGACCTTCTTTCGAGAAATCGCCCATCAAGCGGTACAGGGCAGAGCGGATCAATAG
- a CDS encoding N,N-dimethylformamidase beta subunit family domain-containing protein: MDPQESNDIHRRRVLKDVASVSLAGAVGAFGRPTQAAEKSANGPIKAPDRNPLIADENAKPGARDWQLTRVRLDKTRGLRSPPIEGYCSKQSVLAGESIDFHVSTTPASRFKIEIFRTGYYAGRGARLMTTLGPFDGHTQPLPDVGEKRIRICDWDPATSFTIPDDWPSGVYLGRLTTESDTSGFGYWQNYVVFIVRDERPADILLQCSDNTWQAYNQWPDGYSVYTHPQGNQGPWADVSFDRPYGKYPQIFENPQTFGSGEWLCFEFPLAYWLEKHGYDVSYCSNSDMLTPDRALKCKAFISNGHDEYWDIRQYESVVKLRDAGVNLLFLSGNSVCWVSPFRSSESGAPNRIIFRGGPYGGEHRWAKLREQEHGPFPHRGPDEGYLMGVRNVEPVNGGGDWVCTNPQHWIFDGTGMKEGEAIPGLIGWEYHGDPPEDIPGLEIVAQGTALQSGVNPQKWASTIYPGPKGNFVFNASTIWWCQDLASPPGHWLPWSHWSRPHGPDERVQQITHNLLKRALS, translated from the coding sequence GTGGATCCCCAAGAATCAAACGATATCCATCGTCGCCGGGTTTTGAAAGACGTTGCTTCCGTTTCGTTAGCTGGCGCCGTGGGTGCATTCGGAAGGCCCACTCAAGCGGCTGAAAAATCAGCAAACGGGCCGATCAAAGCACCGGATCGCAATCCCTTGATCGCGGATGAAAACGCCAAACCAGGAGCCCGCGATTGGCAATTAACGCGAGTGCGTCTAGATAAAACACGCGGTCTGCGGAGCCCGCCGATCGAAGGCTACTGCTCGAAACAAAGTGTGCTGGCGGGTGAATCGATCGACTTTCACGTTTCCACCACTCCAGCAAGTCGCTTCAAGATCGAAATCTTCCGAACCGGCTATTACGCTGGGCGAGGTGCTCGACTGATGACAACGCTAGGGCCATTTGATGGGCACACGCAACCTTTACCGGATGTCGGCGAAAAGCGAATCCGAATTTGCGACTGGGATCCTGCCACCTCCTTCACCATCCCGGACGACTGGCCTAGTGGAGTCTACCTCGGTCGCTTGACAACCGAATCGGACACATCCGGTTTTGGCTATTGGCAAAACTACGTTGTATTTATCGTTCGGGACGAACGCCCGGCCGACATCCTTCTGCAATGCTCGGACAACACTTGGCAAGCCTACAACCAATGGCCCGACGGCTACTCGGTCTATACACACCCTCAGGGAAACCAAGGCCCATGGGCCGATGTCAGCTTCGACCGACCGTACGGCAAATACCCACAGATTTTTGAAAACCCGCAAACATTCGGCTCAGGCGAATGGCTTTGTTTCGAATTCCCGCTTGCCTACTGGCTGGAAAAACATGGTTACGATGTCAGCTATTGCTCCAACAGCGACATGTTGACACCCGACCGTGCCCTAAAGTGCAAAGCCTTCATCAGTAATGGGCACGACGAATACTGGGACATCCGCCAGTACGAGAGTGTTGTCAAATTGCGTGATGCAGGCGTCAACCTGTTATTCCTATCGGGGAATTCGGTTTGCTGGGTTAGCCCGTTCCGCAGCAGTGAATCCGGAGCCCCGAATCGAATTATTTTTCGAGGGGGTCCCTACGGTGGAGAACACCGCTGGGCGAAATTACGGGAACAAGAGCACGGGCCGTTCCCCCATCGTGGACCGGATGAGGGCTACTTGATGGGCGTGAGAAACGTCGAACCGGTTAACGGTGGAGGCGATTGGGTTTGCACCAATCCGCAACACTGGATCTTTGACGGAACCGGGATGAAAGAAGGAGAGGCGATTCCGGGGCTGATCGGTTGGGAATACCACGGCGATCCTCCGGAAGATATTCCAGGACTTGAAATTGTCGCACAGGGGACGGCTTTGCAAAGCGGAGTCAATCCACAGAAATGGGCGTCGACAATTTACCCTGGACCGAAAGGGAACTTCGTCTTTAACGCGTCGACCATCTGGTGGTGCCAGGACCTGGCCAGTCCTCCGGGTCATTGGCTTCCGTGGTCGCACTGGTCGCGTCCCCACGGACCTGACGAACGTGTTCAGCAAATCACCCACAACTTGTTGAAGCGAGCGCTTTCGTAA